One window of the Peromyscus maniculatus bairdii isolate BWxNUB_F1_BW_parent chromosome 18, HU_Pman_BW_mat_3.1, whole genome shotgun sequence genome contains the following:
- the LOC143269362 gene encoding disks large homolog 5-like isoform X2 has translation MLKEDNRKLQGEQILLQESCEEARRLGEEAHEKIYDLWKKQHQEHQRLEEDLQSLMKQKEQLTRQRVLAVKMQHHFTVSQMRFENLQQELEQTTAQDESLLQMELLKQKHYVSGNTC, from the exons ATGTTGAAAGAGGACAACAGAAAActgcagggggagcagattttactacaagagtcctgtgaggaggccaggaggctcggtgaggaggcccatgagaagatctatgacctctggaagaagcagcatcag gaacatcaaagacttgaggaagatcttcagtccctgatgaagcagaaggagcagcTCACCCGGCAAAGGGTCTTGGCAGTAAAgatgcagcatcacttcactgtgtcccagatgag gtttgaaaacctccagcaggaactggagcagaccacagcccaggatgagagcctcctgcagatggagctgctgaagcagaaacactatgtctcaggcaa